The Natrinema sp. DC36 genome includes the window CGAGCACACTGCTCGGTTCTCAATCATTACACGACGGGAAACACCTGTCAGCAGAGTCATCACCGTGAGAGCCGAAAACAACTCATGGGTACCGAAACGCACCAGCAATGGGAATACAAGACACTCGAGCCGCCAAAGGGATTGACCAAGCGAGAGACGGTCGATCCAACTGACGAACTCAACCGCCTCGGTGCAGAGGGCTGGGAACTCGCAGAGACGATCAGCTACGACCGTGGCGGCACGAAACTACTGCTGTTCAAACGCCCAGTCTCTCATGAGTGAGCTCTCGACGGACGACACGCTACGTGAGCGGACGGACGTCAACAAGTACTGGTTCTGGTTGCTAATCGGAGCCAACCGGTGGGTCGTCGCCGGTGGGCTCGCTTTACTGATCTTCCTCGTGTTCATGACCTGGGGCGTGATGAAGCCGGTGTCGTTGCACTCGACCATGCAGTCGAGCGACATGGTCGAGACGGTATTCGCCGGTCTCGTCGGCGCGATCATCACGGGAACGACGCTCGTCGTCTCGATCAATCAGCTCGTCCTCTCCCAGGAGATCGGTTCGCTCGGGAGCCAGCGTAGTCGGATGGACACGACGGTGGATTTCCGCCAGAACACCGACACCCTCCTCGGGATGACGACGCCCGCCGACCCAGCGGCCTACCTCCATGCGCTTATCGAAACGAGCGAACAGCGAGCGAGG containing:
- a CDS encoding DUF4177 domain-containing protein; translated protein: MGTETHQQWEYKTLEPPKGLTKRETVDPTDELNRLGAEGWELAETISYDRGGTKLLLFKRPVSHE